The region ACCTTTTCACTGGGGATTGTTTTTTCTCTTTTTCGGACATCTAATAGCTTTTTTATTTCCGTCTACATTAATTGCATGGAACGGGCATACTGTTAGATTATTAATTATCGAGTGCGCTTCTTTCGCTTTTGGTATTAGTGCATTATGGGGGCTTTTAGCTCTTGTTACTCGTCGCCTTACAAACAAGCGAGTGCAAATGGTTACTAATAAAATGGACGTAGTAGTTTATTTAGTTTTATTCATCCAAATAGTATCCGGGTTGTGTGTGGCCTACTTTAATCGTTGGGGCTCCAATTGGTTTGCGGCTTTCCTTACACCTTATTTACGTTCTATTTTTGTTTTCGATCCGCAAATCGATGCCATTTCAACTGTAAATTCAGTATGGTTAAAAATACATGTTGTTTCTGCATTCAGCATTATTGCAATCATTCCTTTCACACGCTTTGTGCACTTCTTAGTATACCCTGTAGATTATCTATGGAGAAGTTACCAGCAAGTGGTATGGAATTGGGATCGTCGATCGATCAGAACAAGCAGAGCTCATTCTTACGGAAAAAAATCGCTCAATAATTAATTAATTTTAATATATGAAAACCAATAAACTATATATCAGTATAGACCGTATACGCGGTTTGATACCGATAATCCTGTTGTGTTTATTTAGTGAAGTATATGCTCAGGACGGAAAGGCGTTATTTAAACAAAATTGTGGCGTTTGCCATACTACAACAAAACAAAAGTTAGTTGGTCCGGGACTGGAAGGAATTAACACCACACGCACCGAAGAGTGGTTGATTAAGTGGATTAAAGATTCGCAGGGAATGGTTAAAAGTGGTGATGCAACTGCAATTGAGGTTTATGAGGCGGGTGGAAAAATGGTTATGCCGCCTTTTGCACAACTATCGGATGGGGACATAAAAGCAATTCTTTCATTTGTTGGAAATCCTGATGCGGGCGCTCCGGTTGCAGCAGCACAGAACGTAGCTGT is a window of Bacteroidota bacterium DNA encoding:
- the narI gene encoding respiratory nitrate reductase subunit gamma; protein product: MLNQLLFIALPYVALATFLVGSIYRYLYKGFKVSSLSSQFLEGRTLFFGSQPFHWGLFFLFFGHLIAFLFPSTLIAWNGHTVRLLIIECASFAFGISALWGLLALVTRRLTNKRVQMVTNKMDVVVYLVLFIQIVSGLCVAYFNRWGSNWFAAFLTPYLRSIFVFDPQIDAISTVNSVWLKIHVVSAFSIIAIIPFTRFVHFLVYPVDYLWRSYQQVVWNWDRRSIRTSRAHSYGKKSLNN
- a CDS encoding cytochrome c, translating into MKTNKLYISIDRIRGLIPIILLCLFSEVYAQDGKALFKQNCGVCHTTTKQKLVGPGLEGINTTRTEEWLIKWIKDSQGMVKSGDATAIEVYEAGGKMVMPPFAQLSDGDIKAILSFVGNPDAGAPVAAAQNVAVEQPVKSAPWSTGTKVFITLLLTLIIGLSAYLMVLKYNLRRLGYSFDTLPLSDRVSKYLEQNGRFLMFVGVIVLAMIMKSCISSLI